In Prunus dulcis chromosome 2, ALMONDv2, whole genome shotgun sequence, a single genomic region encodes these proteins:
- the LOC117618132 gene encoding zinc finger MYM-type protein 5-like, with the protein MPPTRKYVSGYTKRLRKRKIEELTQSQRGALDRFIVRESHATIDESIFNEQEQDDVEELQDIENNMDECEGNVEQNENDDNENADIDDHNEDVEDVDIENHNNENITDLFNEEPSQSIPLDIYDPRNWDNIDPKFRDLLVEKGPIRDLLIGKGPKDHLHRRFSSTFYTRYLPNGEQHDRDWLIKKFFKIKIVKIILAINYVARKIKWTSFDFN; encoded by the exons ATGCCACCTACTAGAAAATACGTTTCTGGATATACAAAACGtcttagaaaaagaaaaatcgagGAATTGACTCAATCTCAAAGAGGAGCTCTTGATAGATTCATTGTTAGAGAATCACATGCTACAATTGATGAAAGTATTTTCaatgaacaagaacaagaTGATGTTGAGGAATTGCAAGATATTGAAAACAATATGGATGAATGTGAGGGTAATGTTGAGCAGAATGAGAATGATGACAATGAAAATGCTGATATTGATGATCATAATGAAGATGTTGAAGATGTAGACATAGAAAATCATAACAATGAGAACATCACTGATTTATTCAATGAAGAACCAAGCCAGTCCATTCCATTGGATATTTATGATCCAAGAAATTGGGATAATATTGATCCCAAATTCCGTGACCTATTAGTGGAAAAAGGTCCTATAAGAGATCTATTAATAGGAAAAGGTCCTAAAGATCATTTACATAGGCGTTTCTCTTCAACATTTTACACTCGTTATTTGCCAAATGGAGAGCAACATGATAGAGATTGGCTAAT AAagaagtttttcaaaattaaaattgttaaaatcATACTTGCGATCAACTATGTCGCAAGAAAGATTAAATGGACtagctttgatttcaattga
- the LOC117620383 gene encoding non-specific phospholipase C3-like — MASESSSSSSSSSPIKTVVVLVQENRSFDHMLGWMKSLNPEINGVTGSESNLISTSDPNSTQVFFGDSAAYVDPDPGHSIQAIYEQVFGEPWTEASASKTLPPKMNGFAQNAEKTQTGLAETVMNGFKPENVAVSTELVREFAVCDRWFASIPSSTQPNRQFVHSATSHGLTSNDTQKLVEGLPQKTIFQSLEEEDLSFGIYFQSFPSTLLYRSLRKLKYIDNFHAFDLQFKKHCEEGKLPNYVVVEQRFFDVLSFPANDDHPSHDVSEGQKFIKEVYEALRASPQWNEMLFVIIYDEHGGFYDHVPTPVTDVPSPDDIVGPEPYNFKFDRLGVRVPAILISPWIERGTVLHGPSGPYPSSEFEHSSIPATVKKIFNLKEFLTKRDAWAGTFEGVLSRTTPRTDCPVTLGEPTKLRETASKEGAHLSDFQEELVQLAAALNGDHRKDIYPNKLVENISVVEALKYVEAAFEKFSDACEKARESGADESEIVVCETSPSPPYHKSFAQRIFSCLVCDN; from the exons ATGGCTTCGGAGtcaagcagcagcagcagcagcagcagccccATAAAAACTGTGGTCGTTTTGGTGCAAGAAAACCGCTCCTTCGACCACATGCTGGGGTGGATGAAGTCCCTAAACCCAGAGATTAACGGCGTTACCGGATCCGAATCCAACCTCATTTCCACCTCCGACCCGAACTCCACCCAAGTCTTCTTCGGCGACAGCGCCGCCTACGTCGACCCAGACCCGGGCCACTCCATCCAAGCCATCTACGAGCAAGTGTTCGGCGAGCCGTGGACGGAGGCCTCCGCTTCCAAAACGCTACCTCCGAAAATGAACGGTTTTGCCCAAAACGCTGAAAAGACACAGACTGGTCTTGCTGAGACGGTGATGAATGGTTTTAAGCCGGAAAACGTAGCAGTTTCAACGGAGCTGGTGAGGGAGTTTGCAGTATGTGACCGGTGGTTCGCTTCGATTCCTTCTTCGACGCAGCCGAACAGGCAGTTCGTGCACTCGGCGACGTCTCATGGGCTGACGAGCAACGACACGCAGAAGCTGGTCGAAGGGTTGCCTCAGAAGACAATATTTCAGtcgttggaagaagaagacttaTCTTTTGGGATTTACTTTCAGTCCTTTCCTTCCACCCTTCTCTACAG GAGcttgagaaaattgaaatacATCGACAATTTCCATGCATTTGATCTGCAATTCAAGAAACATTGCGAGGAGGGAAAGTTACCAAACTATGTGGTTGTGGAGCAAAGGTTCTTTGATGTGTTATCATTTCCTGCAAATGATGATCACCCGTCCCACGACGTCTCCGAAGGCCAGAAGTTTATAAAAGAAGTGTATGAAGCACTAAGAGCAAGCCCCCAATggaatgaaatgttgtttgtGATAATATACGACGAGCATGGCGGTTTCTATGATCATGTTCCAACACCTGTGACGGATGTTCCTAGTCCGGATGATATTGTTGGTCCCGAGCCatacaattttaaatttgatcGTCTTGGTGTTCGGGTTCCAGCCATTTTAATATCTCCATGGATTGAACGCGGAACAG TGTTGCATGGGCCTTCAGGGCCGTATCCCTCATCAGAGTTCGAGCACTCCTCAATCCCAGCAACAGTTAAGAAGATTTTCAATCTGAAAGAGTTCTTGACAAAGCGTGATGCTTGGGCGGGAACCTTTGAGGGTGTCCTGAGCAGAACTACCCCAAGAACGGATTGTCCAG TCACTTTGGGTGAACCTACGAAACTACGAGAGACTGCATCTAAAGAGGGGGCCCACTTAAGTGATTTTCAAGAAGAACTAGTGCAATTGGCAGCGGCTTTGAACGGAGACCATAGAAAGGATATATATCCAAACAAATTGGTGGAGAACATATCTGTTGTAGAAGCTCTCAAATATGTGGAAGCAGCATTTGAGAAATTTTCAGATGCATGTGAGAAAGCCAGGGAAAGTGGGGCGGATGAATCTGAGATTGTCGTCTGTGAAACCTCCCCTTCACCACCATATCACAAGTCGTTTGCTCAAAGgatattttcttgtttggttTGTGATAATTGA
- the LOC117619423 gene encoding non-specific phospholipase C3-like, whose product MVTESSSSSSPIKTVVVLVQENRSFDHMLGWMKSLNPEINGVTGSESNPISTSDPNSALVFFGDNSAYVDPDPGHSIQAVYEQVFGQPWTEASATKTLAPTMKGFAQNAEKTQTGLAETVMNGFSPENVAVHRELVKEFAVCDQWFASVPAATQPNRQYIHSATSHGLTGNDTKTLVEGLPQKTIFQSLDEEDFSFGIYFQTFPSTLLYRNLRKLKYIKNFHQFDLQFKKHCEEGKLPNYVVVEQRFFDVLSFPANDDHPSHDVSEGQKFIKEVYEALRASPQWNEMLFVIIYDEHGGFYDHVPTPVTDVPSPDDIAGPEPYNFKFDRLGVRVPAILISPWIERGTVLHGPSGPYPSSEFEHSSIPATVKKIFNLKEFLTKRDAWAGTFEGVLSRSTPRTDCPVTLPEPVKLRETTSKDGPKMSDFQEEVVQLAAAINGDHRKDIYPNKLVEKMSVSKAVSYVEASFKKFSDECEKARESGADESEIVVCATSLESPSPKSFAKKMFSCLVCDH is encoded by the exons ATGGTTACAGAGtcaagcagcagcagcagccccATCAAAACGGTGGTCGTTTTGGTCCAAGAGAACCGCTCCTTCGACCACATGCTAGGGTGGATGAAGTCCCTAAACCCAGAGATCAACGGCGTCACCGGATCCGAATCCAACCCCATTTCCACCTCCGACCCGAACTCCGCCCTAGTCTTCTTCGGCGACAACTCCGCCTACGTGGACCCGGACCCAGGCCACTCCATCCAAGCCGTCTACGAGCAAGTCTTCGGCCAGCCATGGACGGAGGCCTCCGCCACCAAAACCCTTGCTCCCACAATGAAGGGTTTCGCCCAAAACGCAGAGAAGACACAGACTGGTCTTGCCGAGACGGTCATGAACGGTTTCAGCCCCGAAAACGTCGCCGTTCACAGGGAGCTGGTGAAGGAGTTTGCGGTGTGTGACCAATGGTTTGCTTCGGTTCCTGCTGCGACGCAGCCGAACCGGCAGTACATCCACTCTGCGACGTCGCATGGGCTGACGGGGAATGATACTAAGACGCTGGTCGAAGGGTTGCCTCAGAAGACTATATTTCAGTCGTTGGATGAAGAAGACTTTTCTTTCGGGATTTACTTTCAGACCTTCCCTTCCACTCTTCTGTACag GAACCTAAGAAAATTGAAGTACATTAAGAATTTCCATCAGTTTGATCTGCAATTCAAGAAGCACTGCGAGGAGGGGAAGTTACCAAACTATGTGGTGGTGGAGCAAAGGTTCTTTGATGTGTTATCATTTCCTGCAAATGATGATCACCCGTCCCACGACGTCTCTGAAGGCCAGAAGTTTATAAAAGAAGTGTATGAAGCACTAAGAGCAAGTCCCCAATggaatgaaatgttgtttgtAATAATATATGACGAGCATGGCGGTTTCTATGATCATGTTCCAACACCTGTGACGGATGTTCCTAGTCCAGATGATATTGCAGGTCCCGAGCCATACAACTTCAAATTCGATCGTCTTGGTGTTCGGGTTCCAGCCATCTTAATCTCTCCATGGATTGAACGTGGAACAG TGTTGCATGGCCCTTCAGGGCCGTATCCCTCATCAGAATTCGAGCACTCCTCAATCCCAGCAACTGTGAAGAAGATTTTCAACCTAAAAGAGTTTCTTACAAAGCGTGATGCTTGGGCGGGAACCTTTGAGGGTGTCCTAAGTAGATCAACCCCACGAACTGACTGTCCAG TGACTTTGCCCGAACCTGTGAAACTACGAGAGACTACATCCAAAGACGGGCCCAAAATGAGTGATTTTCAAGAAGAAGTAGTGCAATTGGCAGCGGCCATAAATGGGGACCATAGAAAGGATATTTATCCCAACAAACTGGTGGAGAAGATGTCTGTTTCCAAGGCTGTCAGTTATGTGGAAGCATCGTTTAAGAAATTTTCAGATGAATGTGAGAAAGCCAGGGAAAGTGGAGCAGACGAATCTGAGATTGTGGTCTGTGCAACCTCACTTGAATCGCCATCTCCCAAGTCGTTTGCTAAAAAGAtgttttcttgcttggtttgtGATCACTGA